In Rhodoferax sediminis, the sequence GCGCTGATGTTCCAGAGCATCCTGGCCGAGGAGCGCATTCCGGCCAGCGTGCGCGTCTGGTTTGCCCGGCTGCAAATGCCGGTGCTGCGCGTGGCACTCGCCGAGCCCGAGTTCTTCGGCACGCTGCAGCATCCGGCGCGCCAGCTGATCGACCGCATGGGCTCGTGCGTCATGGGCTTCGATGCGCGCGCCATCGGCGGCAGCACGCTGGAGGCCGAGATCAAGCGGGTGGTGCAGGTCATCGAGCAATACCCCGAGACCGGACGCCGGGTGTTCCAGCTGGTGCACGATGAATTCCAGAAATTCCTGGCCAAGTTCCTGACCGAAAAAGACGTCACACAGCGCGTCACCACGGTGGTGCAGCAGGTCGAGCAAAAGGAAACGCTGGCGATCCAGTACACCATCGAGATGCGCAACATGCTCAGCACCATGCCGGTGCGCGACGAGATTCGCGATTTCCTGTTCAAGGTCTGGGCCGAGGTGCTGGCACTGGCCGCCGTCAAGAACGGCCCGCAGCATGACGACACCCTGCTGCTCAAGCGTGCGGCGGTGGATCTGGTGTGGGCCGCCAGCGCCAAGCCCAACCGCAGCGACCGGGCCCGGGTGATCCAGGACTTGCCCAAGCTGCTGCAGCAGCTGCGCCAGGGCATGACCCAGCTCAATATGGGCAAGCCCGTGCAGGAAGTTCACCTCAAGGTGATTGGCGATACGCTGGCCGACGCCTTCCTGTCCAAGACCGCCGCCATCCCGCAGGCGCAGATCGACGACATGGCGCAGCGGCTGGCGAATCTGGAAGACTTTGTCACCGACGACGGCACCGGCGACCTGCCGTTCGATGCCGAAAGTCTCGAGATGATGCTGGGCATCGACGCATCCAGCATCGACGTGGTGTCCGACGGCGGCTCGCGGCCCACCGATGCAATGCTGGGCTGGGCGCAGGAACTCGAGCTGGGAAGCTGGTTCACGCTCGACCACAACAACAAGCTCAGCCAGGCCCAGTATGTCTGGCGCAGCGAGCGCAAGCAGCTGCACCTGTTTGCCTCGACCGACGGGCGCAGCTACCTGATCCAGGCGCGCCGGCTCGCGGCCTATCTGCAGGCCGGCCTGCTGGTGCCGACCGAGGAAGAGGCGCTGACGGTGCGCGCCACGCGCGAGGCGCTGGCCAAGCTCGATGCCAATCCCGAGCGGCTGCTGAACTGAAAAAGCGACTGCTCTAGTGCGCCAACCGGCCCGACGCGTCGTCGCACAGTTCGTCGAGCACCAGCGAGTCGGGCTCCTCGCCAAAACGCCAATACACCATCAGCACGATGATCTTGAGATCGTCAAGCGAGACCGGGTCGCCGGGCGCGGCCATCGCGCGATCCAGCACGATTTCGCGCATGGGCGCGGGCAGCACCCCCGACGATTCGAGAAAACTGATGAATCCCAGGCATTGCGCGCCCAGATGGTCCTGCTCGGCCACCGAGTACACGCGCATGCTGATGGGCGACTGGCGCGGGGCGGCGGGCTCGGCCACCGGGGCCATCTGCGTGTCCTGGGCGGCCAGATTCAGTCCATCGAGCCAGACCAAGGCCTGGGCGATCTCGTCTTCCTCGAAGCCGACGATGCTCAGCTTGCGCCCGAGCTGCTGCAGCTCGGGGCACGCATCGCCTCGCCAGTAGTTTTCGTAGACGAACACGAGCACTTCAAACATGGCCCCAATATAGCGCAGAAGCCTGGCGGGCGTGGGGGGCCTTTCAAGCCCGGCCCATGCGCTGGAACAGGCCGCCGGGCAGCCGCGCCACTTGGCCATCGAGCTCCAGCTCGAGCAGTTGAGCCTGCAACTGTGCCGTCGCCAGCCCGGTGCGGGCTTGCAGGGCGTCCAGGCTGACCGGGTCGTAACCCATCTGTTTGAGCAGGCTTTGTTGCGAGGGATCTTGGCTCTCAGCCCCCGTATCGTCTGTGACGGGCGCCATGTTGTTGACAGCATCCGGGAGCCGGAGTTCTTCAAGCACGTCCTGCGCCGTCTCGACCAGCTTGGCACCCTGCCGGATCAGTGCGTGGCAGCCGCGCGACTGGGTGGAGGCAATCGAGCCGGGGATGGCAAACACCTCCTTGCCCTGCTCGGCGGCGAGCCGGGCGGTGATCAGCGAGCCCGATTGCAGCGCCGCTTCCACCACCAGGGTGCCCTGCGCCAGCCCGGCCAGAATGCGGTTGCGCCTGGGGAAGTTGGCCGCCAGCGGCGGCGTGCCGATCGGGAACTCGCTGATGATCAAGCCGTGGCGCGCAATCCGGTGCGCCAGTTCCAGATGCCTTTTGGGATAGACGCGGTCCAGTCCGGTGCCGACCACCGCCACGGTGGCCAGCCGCTGGCCTCCCACTGCAGCGCCCTCCAGCGCGCCCAGGTGCGCCTGGCCGTCGACTCCCAGCGC encodes:
- the dprA gene encoding DNA-processing protein DprA translates to MERDELAAWLRLTLTPGVGNASARKLLAAFGLPQAVFGQSATALRQIVSATQASALLAEPPELAAQLDATWQWLHEAAPGTQRRVLALGDADYPDSLLTIEDPPLMLYLLGAGSFKENQGAAPTGPEQAAPHLIANDLRRSLAIVGSRNPTPQGAVHARQFARAFSEAGLTVISGLALGVDGQAHLGALEGAAVGGQRLATVAVVGTGLDRVYPKRHLELAHRIARHGLIISEFPIGTPPLAANFPRRNRILAGLAQGTLVVEAALQSGSLITARLAAEQGKEVFAIPGSIASTQSRGCHALIRQGAKLVETAQDVLEELRLPDAVNNMAPVTDDTGAESQDPSQQSLLKQMGYDPVSLDALQARTGLATAQLQAQLLELELDGQVARLPGGLFQRMGRA
- a CDS encoding DUF494 family protein; the encoded protein is MFEVLVFVYENYWRGDACPELQQLGRKLSIVGFEEDEIAQALVWLDGLNLAAQDTQMAPVAEPAAPRQSPISMRVYSVAEQDHLGAQCLGFISFLESSGVLPAPMREIVLDRAMAAPGDPVSLDDLKIIVLMVYWRFGEEPDSLVLDELCDDASGRLAH
- a CDS encoding DUF1631 domain-containing protein; the protein is MAVARPSTPDSLLARQARQQFVAEVGDVFAEMASAIQARLETLADQVGNPRNMQERRDAMLAFQELRPRWQDGVQQGWRKTLTPAVAVARDMQATQLLSLVGNEEVENTILASRLVQAILDKTSWELNDLRLRIQRLDAMQEMDSHDAFRPEVLAALVVQEWSACGLDRVAWALVDDVIRHHLVDRLIEAYHHANEFLIQRGVMPEIDLKPLVKRNAGGRLGARRSADAANTGGDTPADTTGGHSEGSGFTGGGGAGGSGGVSGGSGVPPVAGRTGVSRLADETRMLTGSTPLARVRMRAQGVIGQLKRLLSDRVSGYDMTRPMQASPALAQAISDIEATQLAAYEGVEVSYDAPGVEQAVHQIRERTASLKSRATNANEKATIEIVALMFQSILAEERIPASVRVWFARLQMPVLRVALAEPEFFGTLQHPARQLIDRMGSCVMGFDARAIGGSTLEAEIKRVVQVIEQYPETGRRVFQLVHDEFQKFLAKFLTEKDVTQRVTTVVQQVEQKETLAIQYTIEMRNMLSTMPVRDEIRDFLFKVWAEVLALAAVKNGPQHDDTLLLKRAAVDLVWAASAKPNRSDRARVIQDLPKLLQQLRQGMTQLNMGKPVQEVHLKVIGDTLADAFLSKTAAIPQAQIDDMAQRLANLEDFVTDDGTGDLPFDAESLEMMLGIDASSIDVVSDGGSRPTDAMLGWAQELELGSWFTLDHNNKLSQAQYVWRSERKQLHLFASTDGRSYLIQARRLAAYLQAGLLVPTEEEALTVRATREALAKLDANPERLLN